A genomic region of Mesorhizobium sp. NZP2077 contains the following coding sequences:
- a CDS encoding ABC transporter permease has translation MRNTGATTVTDASPDRSRSRPRVSPRVSTDGFSLAKLLLEGRAFLALIAIIIVFSLLSPYYFSVGNFLTMASHVAIFGILAVGMLLVILNGGIDLSVGSTLGFSGVIAGFLMQGVQLTSFGVILYPPVWVVAVLVCVLGALVGLVNGVLIAWLKVPAFVATLGMLYVVRGAALLMTNGLTYNDLGGKPELGNTGFEWLGFNRLLDIPIGVLVMAVIAIIGSIILNRTAFGRWLYASGGNERAAELSGVPVKQVQVSVYMLSGICAAVAGLILSSELTSAGPTAGTSYELTAIAAVVIGGAALTGGRGNIRGTLVGAFVIGFLSDGLVIIGVSAYWQTVFTGAVIVLAVLLNAIQYRRRVKLPSPAGGPPTSPQKDRATTADPALEKTAG, from the coding sequence ATGAGGAACACAGGAGCCACCACCGTGACCGACGCTAGCCCCGATCGCAGCCGCTCCCGTCCAAGGGTTTCGCCAAGGGTTTCGACCGACGGCTTCAGCCTAGCCAAGCTTTTGCTGGAGGGTCGCGCGTTCTTAGCGCTGATCGCGATCATCATCGTCTTCTCGCTTCTGTCTCCCTATTACTTCTCGGTCGGCAATTTCCTGACCATGGCCTCGCATGTCGCCATCTTCGGCATCCTGGCGGTCGGCATGCTGCTGGTCATCCTCAATGGCGGCATCGACCTGTCGGTCGGCTCGACGCTGGGCTTCTCCGGCGTGATCGCCGGCTTCCTGATGCAGGGCGTGCAGCTGACCTCATTCGGCGTCATCCTCTACCCGCCGGTCTGGGTCGTCGCCGTGCTGGTATGCGTGCTCGGCGCGCTGGTCGGCCTGGTCAACGGCGTCCTCATCGCCTGGCTGAAGGTGCCTGCCTTCGTCGCCACGCTTGGCATGCTCTACGTCGTACGCGGCGCCGCCCTGCTGATGACCAACGGCCTGACCTACAACGATCTGGGCGGCAAGCCGGAGCTCGGCAACACCGGCTTCGAATGGCTGGGCTTCAACCGCCTGCTCGATATCCCGATCGGCGTGCTGGTCATGGCGGTGATCGCCATCATCGGCAGCATCATCCTCAACCGCACCGCCTTCGGCCGCTGGCTCTATGCTTCCGGCGGCAACGAGCGCGCCGCCGAACTCTCCGGCGTGCCGGTCAAGCAGGTGCAGGTCTCGGTCTATATGCTCTCGGGCATCTGTGCCGCGGTGGCCGGTCTCATCCTCTCATCCGAGCTGACCTCGGCGGGTCCGACCGCCGGCACCTCATACGAGCTGACCGCAATTGCCGCAGTCGTCATCGGCGGCGCGGCGCTCACCGGTGGCCGGGGCAACATCCGCGGCACGCTGGTCGGTGCCTTCGTCATCGGCTTCCTGTCCGATGGTCTGGTGATCATCGGTGTCTCCGCATATTGGCAAACAGTGTTCACCGGCGCGGTCATCGTGTTGGCGGTGCTGCTCAACGCCATCCAGTATCGCCGCCGCGTCAAGCTTCCGAGCCCGGCCGGCGGCCCCCCGACTTCTCCACAAAAGGACAGGGCCACAACGGCCGATCCCGCCCTCGAGAAGACTGCCGGTTGA
- a CDS encoding winged helix-turn-helix domain-containing protein, which produces MPSLSLRINLDPDGRIGPGKIELLEHIATFGSISAAARGMEMSYKHAWDLVEDMNRVFGKPLVAAQTGGRKGGGAQLTAIGLAVVSRFRAIERAAAAAAAAHMDALQAEIDAG; this is translated from the coding sequence ATGCCGTCTCTGAGCTTGCGGATAAATCTCGATCCAGACGGGCGGATCGGTCCGGGCAAGATCGAGCTTCTGGAGCACATCGCCACCTTCGGTTCCATCTCAGCCGCCGCGCGCGGCATGGAGATGTCCTACAAGCATGCCTGGGACCTGGTCGAAGACATGAACCGGGTGTTCGGCAAGCCGCTGGTCGCGGCGCAGACCGGAGGCCGCAAGGGCGGCGGCGCGCAATTGACGGCCATCGGCCTGGCGGTGGTCAGCCGTTTCCGCGCCATCGAGCGGGCGGCGGCAGCTGCTGCGGCGGCGCATATGGATGCGCTGCAGGCAGAGATCGACGCGGGCTGA
- a CDS encoding D-ribose ABC transporter substrate-binding protein, producing the protein MYRSARILMLSAFALAAPIVATSTASAGGLISIIVIDPANPYWLTEGNVAKAEAEKLGYTATVGASKADTNTESKLIDTAITNKSVAIILDPADASGSIGAVKKAIAANIPVFLVNAEINQEGLAKAQLVSNNAQGAALGGQQWVTAIGEKGNYVELLGAPSDNNAATRSNGYETVISQYPDLKKVGSEVANWDRTQGHDKMQSLLQAHPDIIGVTSGNDEMALGAIAALKEAGKLSSIKVGGFDGSPDAVAAIKAGDLQYTVLQPVAVYSAKAVQQADSFIKTGNTGAATEKQLFDCLLITKDNVGKYTAPFTLSE; encoded by the coding sequence ATGTATCGCAGTGCCAGAATTCTGATGCTTTCGGCCTTCGCCCTGGCCGCACCGATCGTCGCGACAAGCACGGCGTCGGCCGGCGGCCTGATCTCGATCATCGTCATCGATCCCGCCAACCCCTACTGGCTCACCGAAGGCAATGTCGCCAAGGCCGAAGCCGAGAAGCTCGGCTACACAGCGACCGTCGGGGCCTCCAAGGCCGACACAAACACCGAGAGCAAGCTGATCGACACGGCGATCACCAACAAGTCCGTGGCCATCATCCTTGACCCGGCCGATGCCAGTGGCTCGATCGGCGCGGTGAAGAAGGCAATCGCCGCCAACATCCCTGTCTTCCTCGTCAATGCCGAGATCAACCAGGAGGGCCTCGCCAAGGCGCAGCTTGTCTCGAACAACGCGCAGGGCGCAGCACTTGGCGGCCAGCAATGGGTGACGGCCATCGGCGAGAAGGGCAATTATGTCGAACTGCTCGGCGCCCCCTCCGACAACAACGCCGCGACACGGTCGAACGGCTACGAGACAGTGATCAGCCAGTATCCTGACCTCAAGAAGGTCGGCTCGGAAGTCGCCAACTGGGACCGCACACAAGGCCATGACAAGATGCAGAGCCTGCTCCAGGCTCATCCCGACATCATCGGCGTGACCAGCGGCAATGACGAAATGGCACTCGGCGCGATTGCGGCGCTGAAAGAAGCCGGAAAACTGTCGAGCATCAAGGTCGGCGGCTTTGACGGTTCTCCAGATGCCGTCGCCGCCATCAAGGCCGGCGACCTGCAATACACGGTGCTTCAGCCGGTGGCCGTCTACTCGGCGAAAGCCGTGCAGCAGGCGGACTCCTTCATCAAGACCGGCAACACCGGCGCCGCGACCGAGAAGCAGCTGTTCGACTGCCTCCTGATCACCAAGGACAATGTCGGAAAGTACACGGCTCCGTTCACGCTCTCGGAATGA
- the modC gene encoding molybdenum ABC transporter ATP-binding protein produces MSVLVDISHRLGDFAIEARFESAGRLTALFGSSGSGKTTLINMIAGLIRPDKGRIEVDGRVLVDTSAGIFVPKHKRRIGMVFQDARLFPHMSVASNLRYGRWFTPAAERYAEMDSVVELLGIGPLLGRRPAKLSGGEKQRVAIGRALLASPKLLLMDEPLASLDEARKAEILPYIERLRDETKIPIVYVSHSVAEVARLASDVVMLAQGKVVAGGPTEAVMQRLDLLPAEERGEGGAVLDTKVLRHDEEFGMTVLGSAAGEIRVPRLAIETGARVRVRIRARDVMIATEKPTGLSALNILPGTIVAISPGQGPAVEVGIDCNGATVLARITEQSRQGLKLRLGGKVFAVVKTVSFDRANTGAGLPIEADG; encoded by the coding sequence ATGAGCGTCCTCGTCGACATCAGCCATCGGCTCGGCGATTTCGCCATCGAGGCGCGCTTCGAGAGCGCCGGAAGGCTGACGGCGCTGTTCGGGTCGTCTGGTTCGGGCAAGACGACGCTCATCAACATGATTGCCGGTCTGATCCGGCCCGACAAGGGCCGCATCGAGGTCGACGGCCGCGTGCTGGTCGACACAAGCGCCGGCATTTTCGTGCCCAAGCACAAACGCCGTATCGGCATGGTGTTCCAGGATGCGCGCCTGTTTCCGCATATGAGCGTGGCCAGCAATCTGCGCTATGGCCGCTGGTTCACGCCAGCGGCGGAGCGCTACGCAGAGATGGATTCGGTTGTCGAGCTGCTCGGCATCGGCCCGCTGCTCGGGCGGCGGCCGGCAAAGCTGTCTGGCGGCGAAAAGCAGCGCGTGGCAATCGGCCGGGCGCTGCTGGCCAGCCCGAAACTGCTGCTGATGGACGAGCCATTGGCGTCGCTGGACGAGGCGCGCAAGGCCGAGATCCTGCCCTATATCGAGCGGCTGCGCGACGAGACGAAGATCCCGATCGTCTATGTCAGCCATTCGGTCGCCGAGGTGGCGCGGCTGGCCAGCGACGTGGTGATGCTGGCGCAAGGTAAGGTCGTCGCCGGCGGTCCGACCGAGGCCGTCATGCAAAGGCTCGACCTGTTGCCGGCCGAAGAGCGCGGCGAGGGCGGGGCGGTGCTCGACACCAAGGTGCTGCGTCATGACGAGGAGTTCGGCATGACCGTGCTCGGCTCGGCCGCCGGCGAGATCCGCGTACCGCGCCTTGCAATAGAGACCGGTGCTCGCGTGCGTGTCCGCATCCGGGCGCGCGATGTGATGATCGCCACGGAGAAACCGACAGGCCTCAGCGCGCTCAACATCCTGCCAGGCACGATCGTCGCGATCAGCCCGGGCCAGGGGCCGGCGGTCGAGGTCGGCATCGACTGCAATGGCGCAACCGTGTTGGCCCGCATCACCGAACAGTCGCGACAGGGGCTGAAGCTGCGGCTCGGCGGCAAGGTTTTCGCGGTGGTCAAGACAGTGAGCTTCGACCGGGCGAACACCGGCGCCGGTTTGCCCATTGAGGCGGATGGATGA
- the modB gene encoding molybdate ABC transporter permease subunit produces the protein MTWLLDLTPDEWNAVQLSIKVATVAMLFSLPPGILIALLLARGKFWGKTLLNGVVHLPLILPPVVTGYLLLLTFGKRGPAGAFLAEHFGIVFSFRWTGAALACGIMGFPLMVRAIRLSIEAVDRKMEAAAGTLGANPLWVFGTITLPLILPGLIAGAILAFAKAMGEFGATITFVSNIPNETQTLPSAIYTFTQVPGGDEGALRLTLISIVVSMAALVASEVLARRVGRRMDIE, from the coding sequence ATGACCTGGCTGCTGGACCTCACTCCCGACGAATGGAATGCGGTCCAGCTGTCGATCAAGGTGGCGACGGTGGCGATGCTTTTCAGCCTGCCACCCGGCATCCTGATCGCGCTGCTGCTTGCGCGCGGAAAATTCTGGGGCAAGACGCTGCTCAACGGCGTGGTGCACCTGCCGCTGATCCTGCCGCCTGTGGTGACCGGTTATTTGCTGCTGCTGACCTTCGGCAAACGCGGCCCGGCCGGCGCCTTCCTGGCCGAGCATTTCGGCATTGTCTTCTCGTTCCGCTGGACCGGTGCAGCACTTGCCTGCGGCATCATGGGTTTTCCGCTGATGGTGCGGGCGATCCGGCTGTCGATCGAAGCGGTCGACCGCAAAATGGAGGCGGCGGCGGGCACGCTCGGCGCCAATCCTCTGTGGGTGTTTGGCACCATCACGCTGCCGCTGATCCTGCCGGGGCTGATCGCCGGCGCCATCCTGGCCTTCGCCAAGGCGATGGGCGAATTCGGCGCGACGATAACCTTCGTCTCCAACATCCCCAACGAGACGCAGACACTGCCGTCGGCGATCTACACTTTTACGCAGGTGCCGGGCGGCGATGAGGGCGCGTTGCGGCTGACGCTGATCTCGATCGTTGTCTCGATGGCCGCACTGGTTGCCTCGGAAGTGCTGGCGCGGCGGGTCGGCCGGCGGATGGACATTGAATGA